From the Pseudanabaena sp. BC1403 genome, the window GTGGGAATAAATGAGACTCGCATCATTTCACCTCTCAGTAATTGCGAATAGTTAATCCTTAATACTTTTAGCTGGTTGCAAACAATTTATGAAGGTACAAATCTGACAATGTTTACTAGTACAGTTGTAATAATTTCAAACTGTTCTAGCGAGATTTGTAAAAACTGTACTAGGTAAGTTGAGTGATGATCGCTATATACTGCTTTCAACATCTCAGTGGTACTTACCCGATGAGAATTCCCTTAAATCGCTCTGCTCAAGAGCCAATCTATCTACAAATCCGCGATCGCATCAGCCACCTGATTACGTCGGGATCGTTGCAAGCAGGAGAGCAGCTACCATCAATTCGTGCTCTCGCCGAAAGTGTACAGGTAAATAAGTTAACTGTAATTGAGGCATATAGTGTTTTAGAAGCAGATGGTCTAGTCTCAGCTAGGCAAGGGGCAGGCTACTTTGTTACGAATATTGTTAATTTCTCTGAGCGCAGTTCTACCCTTGAGCCTGAGCAGGAAGTCGTTATTCCTAGTAAATGGGGTGAGTCATTTATTGATCAATACATGAGTTCTATCCAAGCTCAGTTAGATCCAGATGTAATTGATTTTACTTCTGGATTTCCTCGCCCATCAGGGCTTGAAGATCTAGCGAGAATTGCGCGGAGAGCCATGAGTCAAGTGGCTGATGTGTTGTTTAGCTATGAAGCACCTCAAGGTCAAGTTACACTTCGCAAACAACTAGCCCAAATGTTGGCTTGGAAGTTGGGATTGGAAGTTTCTGCTGATAATTTAATTATTACTAATGGTTCAAAACAAGCATTATCCCTAGCGTTTCAGTATTACCTCCAAGCGGGCGATTGGGTGATTGTGGAGAGTCCTACCTATCATGGTGCGATCGCTATCTTAGAAAAAATGGGCATCAAAGTAATTGGTATTCCCATGCAAAAGGATGGGATGAATCTAGAACTCTTAAACCAATACCTCCGTAGTCATCAGCCCAAGTTAATCTATACGGTCAGCACACTACACAATCCCACAGGCATCACTACGTCTCAAGCGCATCGACGTGAATTGATGTCGTTGTCTGAGAAATACAACTGTCCAATTTTGGAAGATAATGCCTATGAGGGGTTGAGCTTTGAACCAGCTCCACCACCTCTCAAAGTATTGGATCGTAGCGATTTAGTGACTTATATTGGTACGTTTTCCAAAACGCTTATGCCTGGGTTGCGGATTGGTTACATGGTGTCTACGGGCAAGCACTATCAATCATTGGTTGAAATGAAACTTCTGCATGATTTACATGTGTCCACAGTGACTCAAGCGATCACAAGCGAGTATATTGCCTCTGGACATTATCGCCGCCATCTCAATCATCTTCGTTCTATCAATCACCAAAGACATGATCTCATGTTGCAATTAATGGAGCAACATTTCCCCACCTCTATTCGATGGACAGTTCCCAATGGAGGTCTGTTTATCTGGGTGCAGCTGCCAAATCATACGCCGATGCAATCTGTTGGTCAGCAAGCGGCAGCACAAAAGATTTTAATTGGTCGTGGCAAGCCATTTTTCCCTGATGGGCAAGGCTATCCAGCCTTTCGCCTCAATTTCTCTCAGTCCCTAGAAAATATTGAGCGCGGTATTGTCATATTAGGAGATATTCTCAAACAAAACCTCTGAATAAATAAGCAAAAAACCAAAAAGATGAGTGGCGGCAGTTCGTGCCGCCACTCATCTTTTTAGTTTTGATTTGTCTTATCTCTCTTTTGCATTCCATCCTATGTATAGTTTGCAAATTATACGTTTGTGCTTCGGCGCACAATTTTTGTGAAGAGAAAATCAGGTAAAAGTTTGCGAATAAATAATAATTGCTTAGCAAGTGGATCAGCGGGATAACGCAATTTCCATGATTTATCGGTGCTAGCAGTATAGATAGTTTTAGCTACAACTTCAGGCAATGCTCCCGCTGTGCCTACTTCATTTAGTTTCGTCAATACGCGATCGCTAAATTCATCATATTCTGGAAAATCAGGATTGCTGGTGCGGTCTGCCGATCGCTCATAAAAGTCAGTTTTAATTGGACCTGGCTCTACAATTTTGACGCGAATATTGAAAGCAAGAAGTTCATGTTGCAAGGATTCCGAAAATCCTTCCACAGCCCATTTCGTGGCGTGATAAAGGCTATAGAGAGGGAAGGCGACGCGCCCGCCAATAGAGGCAACGTTCACAATTACACCCTGCTTGCGATCGCGAAAATGAGGCAGCACTGCGCGAGTGGTTTCCATCAGTCCAAATACATTAGTATCAAATTGACGCTGAATTTGCTCAGCGGTGGAAGTCTCAAATGCGCCTAACATGCTATAGCCCGCGTTATTTACCAGCACATCGATCGCCCCAAATTTGGCAATACTTTCTGCAACTGCATCGGTGATTGTATGGCGATTAGTAACGTCGAGTTTTAGACAAACTACGCGATCAAGATTTGCCAAACTATTGGCTCTGCTTATTTCTTGATCAGGCGATCGCATTGTGGCGGCGACATTCCAACCTTGTTTTTGGAAATAGAGAGCCGTTGATCTGCCAATTCCTGATGAAGCTCCAGTAATGAATACAGTTTTAGGCATATTTGTTTATTTGTAGAAATTTATAATCAAAAGAACCATCAAATTTATTAAAAGCGCTGCTTTGCAGCAATTTTAAATAAATTTTGGTTTTGGTTAAGCAACCTTAGCAAACAATCCAGCGATCGGGCTGTCGGGGCTATCTGCTCCAACTACAATCTCCACCAACTTATTTTTTGCAGCATCTTCAAATAAAGCCTCGACCGTTACTTGGGCAACTTTAGTACGAGGGATACTCCCTTCAAACAAAGTATCGGCGCTAGACATTACCAAGCCACCAATTTTTTCATAATTCAGCAATCCGCCAGGGCGAACGATCGTATAGGTCAAACCACTATTTTGCAAATATTTTTCTGCTTGTTTTTTCCAGAAAAGTACTAGCCAGAATAGATTTAAAGGATGGAATAGCTTTGATACACAAAGAGAAGAGACGATCGCAAAATGTTTGATGTTTTTTGCCTTCGCAGCATTCACTAAGTTCTTTGTGCCAATATAGTCCACCAAATATGGCTCCATGGCATTTAGGCTTGGCTTTGCACCTGTTGCACATACCAGTACATCACAATCTGCGATCGCCTCTGCTAATGTGTCAGCAAAAAGTACATTTCCTCGAACCAATTCCACTTCGGGCGGTAGGATTTTTTTAGCGAGTTCTAGGTCACGGACTAAGGCTCTTACGGAAATATTTCGCTTAACTAATTCGGTGACAATATGTCGTCCTGTTTGCCCTGTGGCTCCTGCTACAAATGCTTTCATAGGTTAGTGCTTAAAAATTACCAAGTTATGATTCTGCGATTTAATCAAGAAGCAATTTTTAGTGACGTAGCTTTGCCACGCCACTAAAAATTGGTTTCCTACATTACTGCGCTCTTATAACTCATTGTAATCTGAAACCAATTTGGGATTTTCAGCGCCTTCGGCGCTGAAAATCCCAAATTGGTTTTGAATAAAAAAGCAAATCAGAGTATAAAACCCAAAAGAGTAGCGCCGCCACTACTCTTTTGGGTTTTATACTCTGAGCAAAGCTTACTCCGATGTACCATTTCACCAAAGTTCCGCCACACTTTTGTGAATTGAGGATCAAACCCATCAAGGGTTTTAGAAACATCAAATGGCTCAGCCATTTGATGTTTTTGTATTACTTCTATTTGCGATTGAAAACTTCTAAGGTTTGGCGACTAAACTGGCGTAGATTTACGACTCCATCTTCCATCGGCATCTTATCGCCAAAGAACTGCCAATTGTCCACCGTCGAAAATCGCCAACATTCGCCTTTATGATCATGTCCACTTGCCTCAACGCCGATCGCCCTCAAGTCGCCATCAACTGGATCTTCATATAGTCGAATTTGAAAGAGAATACTGCGAACCTTGAGCCGCCAGCTTACCCCTGGGAAATGAAAGCCAATATCAATCGAATCTGGATCAAGTAATCTGCGAGTATCAGAATTATTCAGCCAAGGTTTTAAGTCAGATCTTGCAGCAGGGTAAATAGCTTTAAACAAATTGACAATCGTAGCGATTTTTGTTGCCACTTCGACATTTCTAGCTTGTTCAGCAGCATTCACGGGCAATACCCTCACATAAAACCTACAAAATAAAGATTTATCAGCTTTTAATCGCTGATTTTAGCACTCGGCAACAATAAACCATATTTTATGTCACGGTCGCTGTAGCAACTGTTATCAAAAATCTCTAAATATTTAAGGATGGGAGGCACGAATCGCCTCCCATCCTTAACATATAAACACTTAACCCGAAAAAATACCGATTGTTATCAGTCGAAATCGTAAATATGATAGGCTGAATCTTGATATGACTTAGAGTGCCGTTATGACTATTTCTGGCGATCGCAAGCTAATAAAAACACTTGACTCTCCTTTAGAGGACTTTGAGCCGATGCCCGAAGGTGATAAACAACGCCGTAATTTGAGTTATGCGACTGAGGCTCTGAAACTGTGGTTTGAGCAATTACCAGATGTGTATGTTTCTGGGAATCTATTTATTCGCTATGAAGAGGATGGCGCAGAAAAGAGAATTGCGCCTGATATCTTTGTTGTGTTTGGAACTAGTAAAGAAGATCGGGTAAGTTATACGGTTTGGGAAGAAGATGGGAAGGTTCCAGATTTTGTGTTGGAAATAACTTCTAAGGGAACCGTGACGAAAGACCGTAAGGAAAATCCATTAATTTATCGGGATTTGGGTGTGAAGGAATATTTTCAATATGATCCTTCGGGGATTTCTCTGAAGCCTGATTCTTTGCAGGGAGTGCGGCTAGAAAATGACAAGTATGTGCCGATCTCTGTTTCAACTTTAGCTGATGGTACTTTGTCTTTGCATAGTCAAACGTTGGGTTTAGATTTATATCTTTTTGTTGATAAGACTTTCCGTTTTTACGATCCGATTTCTAAGCAAATTTTAAGGTCTCATGCTGAGGCGGAACATGCTAGGTATCAGGCGGAGTTGGAACGTTCTTATGAGCAGCAGGCTCGGCGCGAGGCGGAGGTAGCTCAACAACAGGCTGAGGCGATCGCGGAGCAAGAGCGTCATAAAAACGAAAAACTTGCTGCATACCTTAGAGCTCTGGGGATTAATCCTGATGAAATTTAAGTGAGTCGTCTCACATATTTTCTAAAAATACTGATCGCAAATAATAAGTTTCAACCTTAAGCGATCGCTTTTACAATAACAAAATCCAAAAAGTGATCGCTACTCAAGAACGTCTTGCTAAACAAAAAGATGAGGCGATCGCTATCCAAGAACGCAATGAAAAACTTCAAGAACGTCTTGCTAAACAAAAAGATGAGCAAAAAGCCCAACGTCTTGCTGAAATGCTCAAAGCGATGGGGATTGATACTGATGAAATGTAAGTGAATCGCAAATAATAAGTTCCATACTTATGGGCTCGCTTTTAAAGTGACAAAAACTAACATGCGATCTCCATCAAACGAGACATTCTCAATCGCTTAAAGTATCATCTCAAAATCTGCGATCGCCTTAACTAAGCAACGGAATAGGTAGATTCAACTGTTCAGTTCATTGCTTTAATTACAATTTGATCTAAGTTTGGCCATTTAGACATATGAGAATAATCGACCTTCCAAATATCAAGCTCAAACAGTTGATTGTGATTATCTAAATTTAATTGAACATATACAGGAACTTGATCTTCATCCAAAAACGAAGCTTCAGCCAATGTTTTGCCAAGCTTTCTATTTGAATCATCAGTACAGGATGCGAAGAGAAGACTCCCCATCCCACCATCGTCCATATTTTCAACAAATGTGGTATCTAGTGTTGGCACGATTATTTCAGCAATCTTTGAGTTTGTCATAAGTAGAGCTTTTACCAATGACACTTCTTCAGCTTTTAGTAGTCTCGTATTTATCACTCTTTTATTTCAATGAATCTTAAATCCAATAAGTTGATGCTGTATCTGATGTTGAAACTCTGAACCAGCTTCTTTGAGGATAAAACGACTTAGAATTATTTCTATCCTGAGCAATCAGATCGCTACCAAATAGATAGCTAATCTGCACAGTACTACTAAGTGCATACTTCTCCAACACCTGAGCATAATTGCGATTCTTATCCACCAAGAACCTCGTCTCCACACCATTCACCATCTGCGATAAGCGGATACCAGAATAGTCATAATCATAAACGATACTTGTAGACCTTTGGTCGCTTACCCGCATTATCCAAAGTATAAGCAGCAGTGAATATTACTGTTGTACTATCATCAAAAATATAGATTGTCTGGCAATCTATATTTTTACTGGAACTAAATCAGAAATAGACTCAAAGTTTGCTAGGACAGAAGTATCTAGACTTAAGCGATCAAGTAATTTGGCAAACTCTTTACAGCACTGGGCTGAGCTTTGTAAAATTTGTTTTTGCGAGAATTTGATCATAATCCATCCTGAATCTACTAAAAAGCGATCGCTAAGATCCTTTTGCATGAGATTTGCCGCACTTTCTGAATCTCCAATAATCTCGATCGCAATATGAACATTTAGAGCAGGATCGATATAGGTCAGTGTCGGCAACCAATCCTGATTGACACTGGGAATGTAAAGCTTCACGCCTTGATAGAGGGTTCCTGACAGATGTTGCTGAAGGGTGATTCCGAAATCATCAATAGCTGATTGATCACGATCTGGAGACTTTATTTTAGTTATGGTGATCGCATTTTCAATGGGAGGAATCTTTGCAAAAAACTTCTGAAATTGCTGATGCCGAAACTCAAGGATACGCTCTGGAGAATGGGCGATCGCTAGTTTTTGCTCATGACCAACTTCCTCGCGGGAATAAGTCTCAAGCTTTTTGAAATAGTTTTGGAGAGTGTTTTGATAACTTTGGTAGCGTTTTTTGTAGGTAAGAAACTGATATCTGATCCGCAGCACAAGTGCCACCGTTCCCACGATCAGCAGCATGATTCCTAACTCTTTGGCAAAGGTAGTTACTAACGCTACTACTACTATTAGCCCCAAGCTCAATGCGATCGCTTCTTGAATATTAATAGGCTGTGGCTGCTCAGAGGAAGTTAGTCTTGGCGGTGGACTAAGCTTAGGTGTAGCGGGCTTGGACAGAGCGATGCGCTGCACTTCTGGGGGAATAAGGATAACAGGAAACTGACGCATCGATTTGTAGTTCTTTTGGTCGAAATGCTGTAAATGTAATTCTCACAGTGCTTTGAATGATTTGCAAGCAAATTAAACCAATTAACAAAAGTGTGAAAATACTTTTGTTAATTAAACCCCACACCCAGTAAGGGTTTGAAAGCACTAAATGGCTATGCCATTTTGTGCTTTGGTATTAAAGAAATACGGCGCGATTCGCGCCGTATTTCTTTATGAGGATTTAAGCATTGTCTAAGCCAGGTATCGAGCGATAGAGCTGCACATACTTTTCGGCGGAGGCTTGCCAACTGAAGTTATTGCTCATGCCGCGTTGTTGCAACAAGCGCCATGCATCAGTATAGCGATAACTTTCCCATGCGCGTACCATACAGGTGTACATATCCAGCGGCTCGTAACGATCAAAACTAAAGCCTGTACCTGTTTGACCAATAGGATCATGAAATGACACTGTATCCACTAATCCACCAGTACGGCGGACAATAGGTACACAACCATAGCGCAGCGAAATTAGTTGACTCAGTCCACATGGCTCAAAACGACTTGGCATCAAAAAGGCATCTGAGCCAGCATAAACACGATGAGAAAGCGCTGAGTTAAACAAAATTTGCGCTGACATGCGGCCGGGGTAGCGGGCAGCAATTTGCCATAGTTGCGATTCGTAATAACGATCGCCTGTACCTAAGACCACAAACTGAGCATCTGTATATGCTAAAAAACGTTCTAGGGTTTGCAGTAACAAATCAATGCCCTTCTGCTCCACCAAACGACCGACCATGCCGATCAAGAAAGTTGCAGGATTTACGGTTAGTCCTAACTCTTTTTGCAAAGCAATTTTATTTGCCATGCGATCGTCAAGGGTTTCGACAGAGTAGTTTTGCACCAAGGCAGAATCAGTAGCAGGATTTTCTAATTCCGTATCGATACCATTTAAAATCCCCCAAGGTTTCAAGAAAGAAAGAATACTTTCTAAACCTTCCCCATAGGTGGGTGTACAAATTTGCTGAGCATAGGTAGGAGATACTGTGTTCACGCGATCGGCATATTTGATCCCTGCTGCCATCGTGTTATGAGCATCCATGTACCAAGGAGTCCAAGTGATTTTGTCCAAAAACCATTTCCAAGGCCCCTGATAAGCAAGATTATGAATCGTGAATACAGTTCCAATATCCGAGACTTGATGCATCCACACAGGAATCATGCCTGTATGCCAATCATGGCAATGAATAATGTTCGGTTTCCAATAGTTCCATGCAAATTCCGCAACGGCATTGGCAAACATCGTGAACCGCCAATCTTCATCTTCACCGCCATAAACGCGAGCAGGAATAAATGATCCATGCCCTACCAAGTACAAGGGAACATCTGTACCTGGTAGTACTGTCTCAAAAATATCAAATTCCTGAAACATGGCATAGCCTTTCCATTTCCATTCAGGCTTTTCCTTGAGCTTGTCAGGAATTACGCCGTAGTAAGGCATGATGATTCGTACATCATGCCCCATCTTCTTAAGAATCGGAGGAAGTGCGCCCACTACATCTCCCATGCCGCCAACTTTGGCAAGAGGAGCAACTTCAGCCGCCGCAAATAAAATTTTCATTCGTTGATTCAGTACTCGTATTTCAGGCTCTCACTATTTTCATGCATAGAGCGATCGCTAAAGCAGCAATTTTTTTCAAGCTACGCTTTGTATAAAAAGAAACCCGCTTTGCGGGTTTCTTTTTTGTTATTGGCGAGATCGCTAAAGCAGCAATTTTTGCAAGAGGTTCTTGAGAGATCAAAAAGAAACCCCACTATGTGTGTGTTTTTTTTGATGATGAGCGCGATCGCTAAAGCAGCAAATTTTTACAAGCAATGCTTTCTAGGTCAGCAAGAAAAATACTGTGTGAGTTTCTTGCTGATTGTTAGCGCGATCGCTAAAGATCAAGAAGAAACCCGCAAAGCTGGTCTCTTCTTGATCTTTAAGGAAATGTACAAGCCGTAGTGGGAACTTGCACAGTACTATTTTGAACTCTAAATCGAGCACCTGTATTTCCCCTTGCTTCAAGTTCAAGACGCAGAGGGTTATTGAGCGCAGCAATAGTTGTTGCATTACTTGGAGCCAACACAGCGATCGCCGTGGTCAGCCCTGCTAGTTGCAATCCTGATGCTGATGTACTTTGTCTACGGAATAGATAATCAAGACTAGAGGTGGGATTGTTTAAGGTATTTCCTTCAAACCTGACGCAGAGCGAAGCAGCATTTTGCGATCGCATAATTATAGCTGCATCATCGGCTGTTCCTGTCTCTGTGTTTGTAAGTGTGTTATTCAGCACGGCTGCTCGCACTGAAGCCTCTCCACCCACATTCGTTTCGCCAACCCGCACTTGAATTCCTGCCCCGCCGACATTGCTAATCTTGTTATTGGAGATCGTTGTTGTACCAATAGAACCATCAACAGCGCCAAAGCTAATGCCTTTGTTCACGATGTTATCGATGGTATTGTTGCTAATCGTCAACGTGGCATTAGCATTATTACCTAAGTTAATGTCAATACCATCGGCTCCATCGGGTGCGCCTGTAATATTGCGAATCGTGTTGCCTGTGATGTTGACAGTCGCAGTGGTCGTAGTAGCGCAACCTGCTAAGTCTGGATAGACACGACAGAGACTAAACTCAATCCCGTCAATTTCGACAACGCCTGCGGTGGTGGTATTGTCTCTGACGATGTTGTTGGCGATCGTGAGATTGACATTCCCTGTATTGTTTCTGACCAGAATGCCTGCTTCTACCTGTGTTTGGACATTGGGCTGAATGGTATTAATCACAGTGTTGCCAGTAATCGCAGCAGTACCACTGACATTGTCGAGACGAATTCCTTCAGCGATCGCATTGTTAACTTGGTTGTCCGAAACATTGGTATTGCCACTAGCACCTATCAAGACAATACCTCGCCCCGAATTACCCACTGGTGTGCTGCTTGGAGCCGTAATGTTGACCATGTTATTGGCAATCAAGGCATTCACGTTATTGTTGCCAATAATGCCAGCATTTGCACCAGTAGCCACATTTTTATTGATGCTAAAGCCAGATAGAGCTTGATTAGACCCTGATGCTAAAGTGACTGTATCACTGACGATGGGATAAACACCCGTGTTAGCAGGCAAAGGAATATTCGGTAAATTCGCACCTTCAGAGCCAGCTAAATATGACATAGGCACTACAGATGGCGCACTAGAGAAGACTTTTACACCATCAGGAATTGTAAATCCAGCTAAAGTTGGTGCTGTAGAGCCTGTTGGGGTATAAGCATACACAATTCCATTTGCCCCAGCAGCACTTGCATTAGCAATAGCCGTTGAAAAGTTAGAAAAAGACACCACAGTAGGGTTGCCAGATAAGCCTGTAGCGTTATCGGCAACAATAAAGAAACTGTAAGGCTGACCAGTTAGAGGATTAATTGCGACGAGTTGATCGCGCACCGTTTGATTTTCGACTAGGACAGAACTATTACGCGAAAGTGGTTCGTTCATGCGTTCCAGAAGCGTTGGCGGATTTACTCCTCGCGCTGGACGGTTGGAGAAATTAATACCAATATTAAAAAGAATACTCGTACCGAAAATGCGATCGTTCTGAATCGATAAACCAGCATTGATGAGATCGCCATAGTATCCTAAACCACCTTTAATCCCCAAAGCTCCAATGCTATTAGTAGCAGTGTAATAGTAAGTTCCTACATATGGACGCAAATAGCCAGCATCGCCTGTGGTGATGATCGTGCCAGCTTCTAACTCCACGCCACTCATAGCTGCATCAAAACGCCGATCGCGATCGATCAAAAACTGATTGCCCTGAAAACTGCCAGAGTTCAGGATAGTTTCGCTTAGTTGTGTATTAGTCTTACCCACTGGAAGATAGGTATTGAGGCGCATATCCCAAGATTCTGCAAAAAACTCTAAACCTGCGGAAATTTGCTGAAAAAATTGCGATCCCGTATCACGATTGTCGTAGGCAAAGTAACCTCCTAATACATATTTGGCAACGTCATTTAGCGATCGATAGCCAACTGCAAGATTAGAGCCAATGCGCCCATTATTAAAGACTCGGATTTGAGGATTGAGATAGAAAAAATTCTCTGGTGTTTGATTAAGCGGAATACGCAACTCAACACTAGTATTCCCATCTATTCCTGCACCACTGCCGTTATAGCGAAGTTGAGCATCAAATGGAAATGGATTAGTTTGACTAAACGCTTCTGTAACAATTATTCCGTTTACACATACTATTGAAAACAAGCAAAAAGCTTTGAGACCACTAGACACTGATTTTTTCTGCATAGCCCTTAATAATCTATCTTTCCAAAGAAAATCCTCACTTTTCCATTTTGGAAGGTAAAGTCTCACAAGCAATGTGTTGCCTAACACTTGAGCCTATAGAATTTAAAAATTTTTCTAGAAATTGCCAATTTCGTCACAAAAAAACAGGGAAGATATTTTATGCCTTTCCTGTTTTTCCTTTTTTAATCACAAATAACGAGCAAAGCAATTTCTTGGGCGATGGTTATTAAGCGATCGCGTCTTCAACTTGATTAGTATCGTTATCATGGGGAAGCTCTAAGCAATAACCTGCACCATATACCGTCTTAATATATTTAGGATGGCGTGGATCTGGCTCTAGCTTGGTTCGCAAGTGGCGGATATGCACACGAATAGTTTCGATATCATCATCAGGCTCATAGCCCCAAACTTCTTTGAGGATTTCGCTTGGTGATACCGTTTGACCATGACGCTGCAACAGACAATGCAACAGCTCAAATTCAAGATGAGTTAACTTGACAGTTTTATTAAACCAAATCGCCTCAAAGCGCTCAGGTACAAGCGTTAATGAGCCAAATATTAATATTTCGCCATGCTTTGCTGTGTCAATAATCCGATTAGTCCGACGCAATAAAGCCCGCACTCGTGCCAGCATCTCTTCCAGTTCAAAGGGCTTAGTCAGATAGTCATCCGCACCTGCGTTAAAACCTTCGACCTTATCTTGAGTTTGTCCCATCGCCGTGAGCATCATTACTGGAATCTCTTTAGTCCGCTCATCCCGACGCAATCTTTGACAAACCGTAAAACCATCAACCCTTGGCAGCATCAAGTCAAGGATGATCATATCTGGCATTAACTGAATGGCAAGTGCTTGTCCTTTGATGCCATCACTTGCTTGACTGACTTGATAGCCAGCATGTTCGAGGTTCAGCGTGACCATTTCAGAGATTATTGGATCATCATCGATCAGGAGAAGCCTAGGCATCATTAGTCAAATTTCCATCTATGTGATTGGATTACGATTTGTTAAACAATATATATCATCATGATACATATTCAGGGAGAGCGGCAGGGGGCATAAACTCTTGTTGTTGGTATTTATAGGGATTGCAAAAAATTTCTGGCTAAAGGAGTAGTAGGTATAGAGTAGCAGCTATTTGCAGCCTTCCATACCATGTTGACAACTAAAACAGGCTAAGTCATTTTTCAACTCTTGCAACATTCTCATACAATATATGAAGATATGTAAAAATTGATTTAAAACTGGTTTATGCGCATGAGCCTTCCAACTACTTCTGTCACCGAACTTTTTGCACCAGTCAAAGATGACTTGCGTATGCTCACGGATAATTTGAAGCAGTTGGTAGGAGCAAGACATCCGATTTTGTATGCAGCGGCAGAGCATTTATTTGAAGCGAAGGGTAAGAGTATGCGCCCTGCACTAGTGTTGCTGGTTTCACGCGCAACGATGAGCGATCGCGATATCACCTCACGTCATCGCCGTCTCGCTGAAATCACTGAGATGATTCACACAGCGAGTCTAGTGCATGACGATGTGATCGACTCTGCCGATCTACGACGCGGAATGCCCACAGTAAACAATAGCTTTGGCAATCGTATTGCTGTACTTGCAGGTGATTTCCTGTTTGCACAAGCATCTTGGTATCTTGCCAATTTAGACGATCTTGAAGTTGTCAAGCTCTTATCAAAAGTAATCACTGATTTTGCAGAAGGTGAAATTCGTCAGAGTCTTACTGCATTTGATGGGGATTTGACGTTAGAAGATTACCTCGAAAAGAGTTTTTATAAAACGGCATCATTAATGGCGGGTAGTGCTAAGGCAGCGGGCGTACTTAGTGGTGTAAGTCAAGTACAAGCTGAACAGTTATTTAATTTCGGCAAGCATTTTGGCATTGCATTTCAAGTTGTCGATGACATACTCGATTTCACTAGTTCGACGGAAACTCTTGGCAAACCTGCTGGTTCTGATCTTAAGCAGGGTAATTTGACTGCGCCTGTATTGTTTGCACTAGAGGAGCATCCGCAGTTACGCGGTCTAATTGATCGCGAGTTTAGCGAGGCGGGCGATTTGGAAAAAGCTCTCGAACTAGTTCATAACAGCGAGGGTATTTCACGTTCTCGTGAATTAGCCAAGAGTCATGTTAAGTCAGCACTAGTAGCGATCGAGTGGCTACCATCTTCTGCACCCAAACAGTCTTTGATTGGCTTAACCAACTACGTTTTAGATCGGTTGTATTAAGATAAGTAGTATCGTGTAAAGCTCGACAATCCTAAATATTCGGCTAATGGAGGTGTAGATATGGTTGCTGTGTTAAGCATCGATAAAACTGCTGATCATCCATCTGACAACATAATTGAGCAGAACCTAAATACTTGGGTAAAGTTTTC encodes:
- the sds gene encoding solanesyl diphosphate synthase codes for the protein MSLPTTSVTELFAPVKDDLRMLTDNLKQLVGARHPILYAAAEHLFEAKGKSMRPALVLLVSRATMSDRDITSRHRRLAEITEMIHTASLVHDDVIDSADLRRGMPTVNNSFGNRIAVLAGDFLFAQASWYLANLDDLEVVKLLSKVITDFAEGEIRQSLTAFDGDLTLEDYLEKSFYKTASLMAGSAKAAGVLSGVSQVQAEQLFNFGKHFGIAFQVVDDILDFTSSTETLGKPAGSDLKQGNLTAPVLFALEEHPQLRGLIDREFSEAGDLEKALELVHNSEGISRSRELAKSHVKSALVAIEWLPSSAPKQSLIGLTNYVLDRLY
- a CDS encoding right-handed parallel beta-helix repeat-containing protein; the protein is MQKKSVSSGLKAFCLFSIVCVNGIIVTEAFSQTNPFPFDAQLRYNGSGAGIDGNTSVELRIPLNQTPENFFYLNPQIRVFNNGRIGSNLAVGYRSLNDVAKYVLGGYFAYDNRDTGSQFFQQISAGLEFFAESWDMRLNTYLPVGKTNTQLSETILNSGSFQGNQFLIDRDRRFDAAMSGVELEAGTIITTGDAGYLRPYVGTYYYTATNSIGALGIKGGLGYYGDLINAGLSIQNDRIFGTSILFNIGINFSNRPARGVNPPTLLERMNEPLSRNSSVLVENQTVRDQLVAINPLTGQPYSFFIVADNATGLSGNPTVVSFSNFSTAIANASAAGANGIVYAYTPTGSTAPTLAGFTIPDGVKVFSSAPSVVPMSYLAGSEGANLPNIPLPANTGVYPIVSDTVTLASGSNQALSGFSINKNVATGANAGIIGNNNVNALIANNMVNITAPSSTPVGNSGRGIVLIGASGNTNVSDNQVNNAIAEGIRLDNVSGTAAITGNTVINTIQPNVQTQVEAGILVRNNTGNVNLTIANNIVRDNTTTAGVVEIDGIEFSLCRVYPDLAGCATTTTATVNITGNTIRNITGAPDGADGIDINLGNNANATLTISNNTIDNIVNKGISFGAVDGSIGTTTISNNKISNVGGAGIQVRVGETNVGGEASVRAAVLNNTLTNTETGTADDAAIIMRSQNAASLCVRFEGNTLNNPTSSLDYLFRRQSTSASGLQLAGLTTAIAVLAPSNATTIAALNNPLRLELEARGNTGARFRVQNSTVQVPTTACTFP
- a CDS encoding response regulator transcription factor, giving the protein MPRLLLIDDDPIISEMVTLNLEHAGYQVSQASDGIKGQALAIQLMPDMIILDLMLPRVDGFTVCQRLRRDERTKEIPVMMLTAMGQTQDKVEGFNAGADDYLTKPFELEEMLARVRALLRRTNRIIDTAKHGEILIFGSLTLVPERFEAIWFNKTVKLTHLEFELLHCLLQRHGQTVSPSEILKEVWGYEPDDDIETIRVHIRHLRTKLEPDPRHPKYIKTVYGAGYCLELPHDNDTNQVEDAIA